ATCTCTTTAGTCTGGCTGTAGCCTTTCATGGGAACGGCTATACCCGTAGCTATATTTATTATCTCTTTGGGCGATGTAAAGGAATTCTTTGTTCCTAATGCCcatgatttcaattttgaaaccatttatCCATTATTTAAGAATGAAGAAATTTTAGgtgatttattattatagattttattatatttatttcagattttcagagataggatttttaaaataaaactttcattcATATAATAAATTCAAATAAGTCATAAAGACAAAGAaatcataaaatcaaaacaagacATCGAAATCAACTTATTCTTTTAGACAATTagaagtctcatattccataagatcgtgtgggcttcaggattcttccctttcaaaatTCTCTTGGTACACAtcaactagatgcttgggagtcctacaattcttagcccaatgattactTATTCCACACCTATGACACACTGATCTGGTCGAGTGTTGTGGTTTAGAAACACCACAGATTCTGCCTCGACCACGGCCTGAATGAAATTGATATCCACGGCCTCTTCCATAGCTATTCCCGCAGCCATGTAAGTTGTATTGGCCGCGGCCACGTCCTCTCCATCCACCACGGCAATGGCCGTGTGGTTTATCATGATGGACATGGTTAGATTCATTCATAGCTTCTTCGGCTGCATGTGCTTCAGGTAATGGTGTGGATCCtggaggtctcatctcactgtttctcatcagtaactcattgttttgctcaaCACGCAACAAACATGGAATCAGATCTTCATAACTCTTGAATCCTTTTTCACGGTACTGGTGTCCTAACACCATATTATTTGTGTGAAAGGTGGACAATGTCTTTTCCAACATATCCTCATCTGTGATCTCCTTACCACACAACTTCAATGTAGAAACAATTTTGAACATTTCTGAGTTATATtcatccacggacttgaagTCCTGGATCCTGAGACTCATCCAATCATAACTAGCCTTTGGCAATAACACCAacctttggtgatcatatctttGTTTTAACTTgttccaaaggtctagaggattctcaatagttatgtactgatctttgagactctctaTAAGATGATGgcgaataattaatattgccttGTATCGATCTGTCTTACTTGCATTATTGTCCTTGGCAATACATTCACCGAGGCCCTTGGATTTCAATATAAACTTAGTATCAAGCAcccattgcaagtaattatctcctgagagatttagggcaacaaaatccaagttgttgattttcgacatctggaAACAATTATTAATACTTTTAGAAACTTTTTATAGCTTTATAATAATAGTTTATGTCACACGGACCagaaaagaaaatttctaaGAAGTATCATATGCAAACAAAATGATCAGGTTATAATGCATTATTGGTCTCACGACCAAACGAGATGATTTACTTATCCTAGTAATATTGATGCAAGCCACACGAATAAAGGATGATTATAAGCAATAAAATCAATCCTAACAATTTTCTAAGTGATCATCATGGATGCAAGACAAGTCACACAGCTAATGGTATGAACAATCTTAATCGGTTTCTATATGATCATAATGCAACTAGTTTCAAACACCTTAGCAATCAGGTTTCTAAGTGATTATGAAAGCATGAAATCtcaaacaattaatttaattcaaacaatcaaattttAGTATGAGATCCTAGCAATCGGTTCTAGGTGATTCCTATTCAGAAACAATTCAATCACAAACAATCAGATTCGGGTTTAATTATTTAAGCAATCATGATCAGGTTCGGATTTTAAAACAGTAAGCAATTAATCAATTCTAGCAACAATCCTAATCAGATCAGTTTCAATCTCAATAAACAATCAATCAAATTCAGATTATATCAAGCAAGCAATCAATCAAtagttttcgaattagggttttaggattttcgaaaatttgatcttagatcaaaagaattttgatttgagattcaaaaccattaaggctttgattttaattgatcaatggatcaatctcgttttaggtttggggatcgaacttatagagcttcgatttactcattagggattgatctattatcctatggctttagTTTATAGAGATTAGATTTTaggtttcattctttacaatcaaccaaa
This genomic stretch from Brassica napus cultivar Da-Ae chromosome C9, Da-Ae, whole genome shotgun sequence harbors:
- the LOC125592466 gene encoding uncharacterized protein LOC125592466 — translated: MSLRIQDFKSVDEYNSEMFKIVSTLKLCGKEITDEDMLEKTLSTFHTNNMVLGHQYREKGFKSYEDLIPCLLRVEQNNELLMRNSEMRPPGSTPLPEAHAAEEAMNESNHVHHDKPHGHCRGGWRGRGRGQYNLHGCGNSYGRGRGYQFHSGRGRGRICGVSKPQHSTRSVCHRCGISNHWAKNCRTPKHLVDVYQENFEREES